The following proteins are encoded in a genomic region of Mycolicibacterium aromaticivorans JS19b1 = JCM 16368:
- a CDS encoding ParA family protein, whose translation MPTVSLVHTKGGVAKTTSAVYLATAAHRRGRDVVLVDADPQGSALEWAAAAQDDPLPFPVVPARRPLDVSGRQELTIVDTPPGTAQVIQEAIELADLVVVPTGASPLDVRRVWPTLEITAHRPTAVLLTGVDLRTRLADEVKTLLEDEGVPVIETRIVRREGIRRAFGSTPNHLYGYDDVFDELMGALVHV comes from the coding sequence ATGCCTACGGTTTCTTTGGTCCACACCAAGGGCGGCGTTGCGAAGACGACGTCGGCGGTGTATCTCGCGACTGCTGCCCATCGCCGCGGTCGCGATGTCGTACTTGTTGATGCCGACCCGCAGGGCTCGGCGCTGGAATGGGCGGCGGCCGCCCAGGATGACCCCTTGCCGTTTCCGGTGGTGCCGGCACGCCGACCCCTGGACGTCAGTGGCCGCCAGGAGTTGACGATCGTGGACACTCCCCCGGGTACGGCGCAGGTTATTCAGGAAGCGATCGAGCTGGCCGATTTGGTCGTGGTGCCCACGGGGGCTTCACCGCTGGATGTCCGCCGGGTATGGCCGACTTTGGAGATCACCGCACACCGCCCCACGGCGGTGCTGCTGACCGGCGTCGATCTACGAACCCGACTAGCCGACGAGGTGAAGACCCTGCTGGAGGACGAGGGCGTGCCGGTGATCGAAACGCGGATTGTCCGCCGTGAGGGCATCCGCCGGGCGTTCGGGTCTACACCGAATCACCTGTACGGCTACGACGACGTGTTCGACGAGCTGATGGGGGCATTGGTTCATGTCTGA